ttctagaaccactgcaagagtatttttttaaccaatcttgccaaagttttgcacaacacttttctcgacgagtaccacattatcaaATTCGAGGTAATttgctcccactttgtacctatagggtaggtgtagggtattataaagtcgacaACGCCCGACGttcgcctttccttactggtttttttgtGTTCATCTTAAAGTTGAAGACATCCTCAAGGGTTCTGCAAAATATCTGACAATCACCAGTAGCTAGCAGTAATCCCAGAATGTGAAGTTTCTCAGAAAGTCGTCTGACTATAAATCCCTGGCATATATCTGTGGTGTTGTCTGATTCAATCTTCCAAAGAGCCTTTTTCAGAATTTCCGCCTGCCTCTTGGCTATTGACTCAGTAAATATTCACTCATTCATTTCAAATGGATAtttttttaagtgaaaaatgTCTTTCGGATAAAGTTGGTCatgcaattttcaaaattataccTTCTGCAATCAATGATCAAAAAGCGATTTTTGACTTAAACAAAAGAATTCAAAATGCCATCATGTCACTATAAATGATGCAAAGTCTCTGCAAAGGTATGACAGTTGAAGTTTGCATTTTAAAAGGATgaacatgaaaattttcaattttgctgtAGCCATTATGGTGGTTTTTGCAATGATGGTAAGTTGAACCTGGTCTTTTaaagaaatataaattttttataaattttctaaaatttcaaaatttagtcTTACGAGATGGTTGCCGCCCAGGGTCTAGGTGCTAATGGTCAAGCAAATGCCCAATTTGGTGTGGGTATGAGTGCTGGTGCTAACGGCGGTGGTGGTGGAAGCGCTACTGCAGGTGTTCCCGCTGGTATGGGCCAAGGGCAAGGTCAAGGCAACTTGGGTGCCAATGCTAACATGCAATTGGGAGGCAAATTGGGTGGCGGTTAGTATGTGAGTGGCTAACATAATTTCATCTCCCTTACCACACCTTATAAATAACACTTTGGCTTAGATTTTACTAATCACTGACCTCTTCCAATAAAAAGCTTAATAAAGAAACAAATATTGTCAATATTTTGCTATTACCTACACCACCTGTTTATATAAAAGCGCCAACCCCATCTCTGTAAAAAAGGGGTTATATTCATGTcgccatttcgtttgcaacacagccTTTTCCGAtccttaacttaacttaactcactgtccaaaattttggcgaaatcggacaataaatgggcctattatgggcgtaagaccctaagtcgagagatcggtctatatggtagctatatccaaatctggaccgatctaggccaaattgaagaaacatgactcactgtcccaaatttcgtcgaaatcggacaataaatgtggcttttatgggtccaaatcctcaaatcgagagatcggtctatatggcagctatatccaaatctgaaccaatctggaccaaattgaagaagaatgtcgaaggtcctaacacaactcactgtcccacatttcggtgacatcggataataaatgtggcttttatgggcctaagaccctaaatcggcaaatcggtctatatggcagctatatgcaaatttggaccgatctgggccaaattgcagaaggatgtcgaaggccgtaacacaactcactatcccaaatttcaacaaaatcgaataataaatgtggagcttatgggcctaaaacccaactcagcggatcggtctatatggcagctatatgcaaatttggaccgatctgggccaaattgaagaaggaagtcaaagggcctaacacaactcactatcccaaatttcagcaaaatcgaataatgaatgtggcttttatggacctaagaccctaaatcggcgaatcggtctatatggcaactatatgcaaatttggaccgatctgggccaaattgaagaaggaagtcaaagggcctaacacaactcactgtttcaaatttcagcaaaatcggacaataaatgtggcttttatgggtctaagaccctaaatcggcgaatcggtctatatgacagctatatccaaatctggaccgatctagggcaaattgaagaaacatgttgAAGggcatcaagatatagtccgatatagcccatcttcgaacttaacctccttctgtacaaaacaagtaaaaaggcattaaattcggccgggccgaactttggatacccaccacctcggctatatgtGTAAACTCCcttccgatgaaaattggataacttatgaacccaaattcggcacgaacattgagtggtctaataaatataagtcactgttgcattttgtatttcaaatttcaacaaaatcgggtaataaataaagcttttatgagcttcagacccttaaccggcatatcggtctatatgacagctatatctaaaccaagtcctatttttaccatatttgggtcggatggggggggggggggggggtggtgtcccaaaactactcactgtttcaaatttcagcaaaatcgggtaatgaataaagcttttataggcttcataccctatatcgggagatcggtctatatggcagctatatctaaatataggccaatctaatccatatttaggaccctcccccttaccccaaaagtactacccacaaataaaaatgaaccgatcgggacaatatggaattcaaatgaaaggtattcactagaagagtacaaattttataaaaaaaaagttgggtccaagtacctggggggccgccccagccccaaattcccttaaaataggtttatttgacgatcatgacaatatgggactcaaatgaaaggtattcgggagtagattacgaatatggtgaggatgtaggaatagactttataatttattgatatcggaagggggaacggaccctcccccttatggcaaaaacacaacccaaaatcaaaagtggtcaatatgggtatcaaatgaaaagtatgcgggagtagataacgaatcttgCATACAAATTCgtatcgaagtataaggggtcaccccacccccacaaaaacgcccaaaatgtgcatattagccaatcacggatatatgggtctcggtttgtttgttccgtatagatgggaaaaacggcagaaccgattttcccgaaattttcgcatatggtGTATGGAAagtaacataggctatataatttttcggtatcggaagggggaacggaccctcccccttatggcaaaaacacaacccaaaatcaaaagtggacaatatgggtatcaaatgaaaactatgcgggagtagataacgaatcttgcatacaaaattcatatcgaagtataaggggtcaccccacccccacaaaaacgcccaaaataggcacattagccaatcacggatatatgggtctcggtttgtttgttccgtatagatgggaaaaacggcagaaccgattttcccgaaattttcgcatatggtgtatggaaagaaacataggctttataatttttcggtatcggaagggggaacggaccctccccttatgccaaaaacaccacccaaaatcaaaagtgaacaatatgggtatcaaatgaaaagtatgcgggagtagataacgaatcttgcatacaaatttatatcgaagtatagggggtcaccccacccccacaaaaacgcccaaaatgggcacattagccaatcacggataaatgggactcggtttgtttgttccgtatagacgggAAGAAAcatggaaagaaacataggctttataatttttcggtatcggaagggggaacggaccctccccttatgccaaaaacaccacccaaaatcaaaagtggacaatatgggtatcaaatgaaaagtatgcgggagtagataacgaatcttgcatacaaattcatatcgatgtatagggggtcaccccagccccacaaaaacgcccaagaCGGGCACATTAGcctatcacggatatatgggactcggtttgttttttccgtatagattgaaaagcggtagaaccgattttcccgaaattttcgcatatggtGTATGGAAagtaacataggctatataatttttcggtatcggaagggggaacggaccctcccccttatgccaaaaacacaactcaaaatcaaaagtggaccgatcggaacaatataggtatgcaatgaaaggtattggagagtagaatacgaatatggtattcaaatttgagtcttagaacccatcgggccgccccaaacccaaaatctcccccaaacagacatattggacgttcatttcaatatggggctcaaatgaaagctattcgggagtagatttcgaatctggcatacaatatcagatcgaagtatagggggttctAGGctagtgtagaataaaattaaaccGCTTTGTCAATTTCCCTGTTAAAAGTTTCTCTGCCTCTTGGGCTACGACTACGCCCACTGTCCATTATTTCAAATGGCTAATTTTTTCAAAGTGTAAAATGACATTCGTCATTTGTGGATGCATGCAATTTATAAAATTATCCCTTCTGAAATCAGTTTTCGAGAAACTATTtggattaaaacaaaaacaaaaaaaaaactcatatgCAACTAAGCCATGTGATATGCATTCCGGCTGGATCCGTATGTCGCCAAGCCACTATAAATAATTCGAAGTTTCAGCTAAGTTATGACAGTTGTCGTTTGCATTTTAAaagtttcaaatgaaaattttcaattttgctgtAGTCCTCGCTGTGGTGATGGCAGTGATGGTAAGTGAAATCTCTTTGTacagaattttgagaaatttttcggttaaaaaaatttaacttagcTTTGCCAAATGGTTGTGGCTCAAGGACCAGGTGGTGGCGGCCAAGCCGGTGGTCAAATGGGTGCTGGTATGAGTGCTGGTGCTGGCGCTGGTGGTGGTGCTGGAGGTGGCGGCGGTGGTGATGCTAAGGGTCAAGGTGAAGGTCAAATGGGTGCTGGCATGCAAATGGGTGCAGGCATGGGTGGCGGAGCTGGCGGTGGACCTGGTGGCCGTTAATTTTCCCGATTTGTTTAATTCAGCACTTAACCATTGCTAATGGGCAAACGAAAACATAGGCATATCTCCTCTTCCAGAACCCCTTCAAATGTTGACACTTGGACTTAGATTTAACTAAACACTGGCCTCCacttaaattttgccaaataaatgtgaaaatatgtgaaaaaaattttatctaataccaatattttgctccATATTATTATTGCCCTTTGTATAAGGCCACCAACTCATTGCACTCCCATAGTGGTTATtgtcgattttttcaaattgcaTATCCCTCAATTTATGACATTTCGCCGCAGTTTTGATTGTAAATTACTTTGGTGGCGCCAGCAcaagtcgttttttttttttcttttcattcacatttatttttattgattactgTCATATGGCTGGCAGGAGGGAAGGGAGGGGGGGGTAGGCTAAAACAACTTAGTATGCCCCATGCTTGTTGGCCTTTTTTGCTGTTTGCTGCAGCCTTTGCTTACTTGGAAACTTATCATATGAaggaaaattatttgtttttggcTTTCATTGGAATTTTGGCGTTTTTGATTTCTGGGGCGCTTTGAAGCAATGCAAAGGGTTCGAGACTTTgtgtgtcataaaaatttgtgtcCACAATAATTGTGAATGGTTTGTGGAAGATTTGTGTTCTTTGAAGGCGGCAAAAGTCTTGTGGCTGCTTCGAGGAGCGCCCACTTgacattttgtgtttgtttggattgattacaaaattttatcggGGGGgggtatttattttattttttttgccaagaTTAAATAATCGAATTTTTCCATTTCGCTTGTGTAGGGGGAATGTCATAATACCGGAAATGCCTTGGCTGTGTATTTCTGTGAAAAATTCGTGTATATGCAAGGAAGATAAGACATTTATTTCAGGTTTTCTATTTTTCTAGCAAAAAAGCTAGaaaaaaacaaaggaaaggcgtgctaaatgcgccctctagaggctcaagaagtcaagtccccagatcggtttatatggcagctatatcaggtaatgaaccgatttgaaccatacacggcacagttgttggataccttAACAAAAgtcgtcgtgcagaatttcattccaatcggataagaattgcgccctctagaggcacaagaagtcaagaccccagatcggtttatatggcagctatatcaggttatcaagcgatttgaaccatacttaacacatttgttggatatcttaacgaAAGACgccgaaaaaaatttcattcgaatcggataagaattgcgacctctagaggctcaagaagtcaagacccaaaatcggtttatatggcagctatatcaggttatcacgcgatttgaaccatacttaacacaaatgttggatatcattacaaaacacgtcgaaaaaattttcattccaatcggataagaattgcgccctctagtagctcaaaaaatcaagacccaagatcggtttatatgacagctatatcaagttatggaccgatctgaaccatacttggcacagctgttggatatcataacaaaacacgtcgaaacaaatttcattccaatcggataagaattgcgccctctagaggcccaagaagtcaagacccaagatcggtttatatggcagctatatcaggttatgaaccgatttgaaccattcttaacacagttgttggatatcataccaaaacaagtcgtgcaaaatttcattccaatcagctatgaattgcaccctctagaggctcaagaagtcaagacccaagatcggtttatatggcagctatatcaggttataaagcgatctgaaccatacttaacacagttgttggatatcatagcaaaacacgtcgaacaaaattt
The Stomoxys calcitrans unplaced genomic scaffold, idStoCalc2.1 SCAFFOLD_84, whole genome shotgun sequence DNA segment above includes these coding regions:
- the LOC106094724 gene encoding uncharacterized protein LOC106094724 encodes the protein MNMKIFNFAVAIMVVFAMMSYEMVAAQGLGANGQANAQFGVGMSAGANGGGGGSATAGVPAGMGQGQGQGNLGANANMQLGGKLGGG
- the LOC131998394 gene encoding uncharacterized protein LOC131998394, encoding MKIFNFAVVLAVVMAVMLCQMVVAQGPGGGGQAGGQMGAGMSAGAGAGGGAGGGGGGDAKGQGEGQMGAGMQMGAGMGGGAGGGPGGR